The following proteins are co-located in the Planococcus plakortidis genome:
- a CDS encoding heme oxygenase — MYIVTNRIKMKPGFAEKMAPNFTRPGALQEMEGFHKVEVTITQNLEEYDELNVNMYWETLENFEAWKTSDAFKQSHKRPEPSEGEEKKESPMLGSELVITKIASVIEAAK; from the coding sequence ATGTATATCGTGACTAACCGCATCAAAATGAAACCGGGATTCGCCGAAAAAATGGCACCCAACTTCACACGTCCGGGCGCATTGCAGGAAATGGAAGGCTTCCACAAAGTGGAAGTGACCATTACGCAAAACCTGGAAGAATACGATGAATTGAATGTCAATATGTACTGGGAAACATTGGAGAACTTCGAAGCATGGAAAACGAGCGATGCGTTCAAACAGTCGCATAAGCGCCCTGAACCGTCAGAAGGCGAAGAGAAAAAAGAATCGCCAATGCTCGGCAGCGAACTCGTCATCACGAAAATCGCTTCGGTCATCGAAGCGGCTAAATAA
- a CDS encoding diguanylate cyclase domain-containing protein: protein MKSLSLRNYWGLIFAIFILLFAAVLSMLVSEVSTNRLEEERGNALSSAAFQMKDRLDQYMWGRYSEIKTFGEIEELALDTPIEEKRAKIEMLQDQVPAFSWIGITDSAGTVTASTNELLEGMDLSERPVYSMARKTDYVGDVHEALLLADLLPSPGGHELEFVDISVPVFYSDGSFGGVVAAHLSWDWAQEVMEFVLRPLNRSENELEVFVLSPGDHRVILGPEEFLGQPLPVDSYTLSQGKRAGWALEQWPDGNSYLTGFTGGRTNWQYPGLEWTVLVRQPEETAFAAARDLSRIIMTSGLASAVLFAFAGWLVAGRISRPLNEISRKAKAFRKGEHLALPKNTGVREIEDLSNSLESLVRTLGTTESDLERMQDLAQRDPLTGLPNRIALEEAADRMMKQARTAGGKLAFFYLDLDGFKKANDTLGHLAGDHVLQKVAGRLKAELPEGAFISRIGGDEFVLLFPCDGMGQMPTRQLAQRLIDQLSKPITVEAGRVQLGCSIGIAIYPDNAEHLYTLLSYADAALYVSKENGKSRTTFYGDIASE from the coding sequence ATGAAATCATTATCGCTTAGAAACTATTGGGGCCTGATATTCGCCATCTTCATCCTGCTTTTTGCCGCCGTCCTCAGCATGCTCGTCTCCGAAGTGAGCACGAACCGGCTGGAGGAAGAACGCGGCAATGCTTTATCGAGCGCGGCGTTCCAGATGAAAGACCGTTTGGATCAATACATGTGGGGCCGCTATAGTGAAATCAAGACCTTCGGGGAAATCGAAGAACTCGCACTCGATACACCCATTGAGGAAAAGCGCGCTAAAATTGAAATGCTGCAAGACCAAGTACCGGCTTTTTCATGGATCGGCATTACCGATTCAGCCGGGACGGTGACCGCTTCCACGAATGAACTGCTGGAAGGAATGGACTTGTCCGAGCGGCCGGTTTATTCCATGGCACGCAAAACCGATTATGTCGGGGATGTCCATGAAGCGCTGCTGTTGGCAGACCTATTGCCGAGCCCAGGTGGCCATGAGCTCGAATTCGTGGACATCAGCGTGCCGGTCTTCTATTCCGATGGCTCGTTCGGCGGCGTGGTGGCCGCCCATTTGAGTTGGGACTGGGCACAAGAAGTGATGGAATTCGTCCTGCGCCCGCTGAACCGCAGCGAAAATGAACTGGAGGTTTTCGTGTTAAGCCCGGGAGACCACCGCGTCATTCTCGGCCCTGAAGAATTTCTTGGCCAGCCGCTTCCTGTCGATTCCTATACCCTGTCCCAGGGAAAAAGGGCAGGATGGGCGCTGGAGCAATGGCCCGACGGCAATTCCTATTTGACGGGATTTACCGGCGGCCGCACCAATTGGCAGTATCCGGGACTTGAGTGGACCGTACTGGTTCGCCAGCCGGAAGAAACCGCCTTCGCCGCTGCACGCGACTTGAGCCGCATCATCATGACGAGCGGCTTGGCAAGCGCCGTTCTGTTCGCCTTCGCCGGCTGGCTGGTGGCGGGCCGCATCAGCCGCCCGCTCAATGAAATATCCAGAAAAGCGAAAGCCTTCCGCAAAGGGGAGCACTTGGCCTTGCCGAAAAATACCGGTGTCCGTGAAATCGAAGACTTATCCAACTCGCTCGAGAGCCTGGTCAGAACACTCGGCACGACGGAATCCGATTTGGAGCGCATGCAGGATTTGGCACAGCGTGATCCGCTGACCGGTTTGCCGAACCGCATCGCCCTCGAAGAAGCCGCCGATCGCATGATGAAGCAAGCGCGCACTGCCGGAGGAAAATTAGCTTTTTTCTATTTGGATCTGGACGGCTTCAAGAAAGCCAACGATACGCTAGGGCATTTAGCAGGCGACCATGTGCTGCAGAAAGTCGCCGGACGATTGAAGGCGGAACTGCCTGAAGGTGCGTTCATTTCCCGGATTGGCGGAGATGAATTCGTCCTGTTGTTCCCTTGTGACGGCATGGGCCAAATGCCGACAAGGCAATTGGCCCAACGGTTGATCGACCAGCTGAGCAAGCCGATTACCGTAGAAGCGGGACGCGTGCAGCTTGGATGCAGCATCGGCATCGCCATTTACCCGGACAACGCGGAACATCTTTATACCTTATTGTCATACGCCGACGCGGCGCTCTATGTGTCCAAGGAAAATGGCAAAAGCCGGACGACATTCTACGGGGATATCGCCTCTGAATGA
- a CDS encoding DUF4181 domain-containing protein gives MGGVGETGGVGYYETQYDWIWPLIGFIAVTALAIMGVNWILRKILRVERKKLFSGSSNFVNDRHEKVDAYFRWSGAAISIGALFIFRETQSFLPLIALLAISGLQGAYTVYMERTHADNPNDYKYSFLHFLTSTVIVVTCIFTFFPDFFGFILEDIRLLADFIN, from the coding sequence ATGGGCGGAGTCGGGGAAACAGGGGGAGTCGGGTATTACGAAACACAGTACGACTGGATATGGCCACTGATCGGGTTTATTGCGGTGACGGCTTTGGCGATCATGGGCGTAAACTGGATCCTGCGCAAAATTCTGAGGGTCGAGCGAAAGAAGCTCTTTTCCGGTTCGTCGAATTTCGTCAACGATCGTCATGAAAAGGTGGATGCTTATTTCCGTTGGAGCGGGGCAGCCATTTCCATCGGGGCACTCTTTATCTTTCGGGAAACCCAGTCATTTCTTCCTTTAATTGCGCTGCTTGCCATCAGCGGACTTCAAGGCGCTTACACGGTATATATGGAAAGAACCCATGCCGACAACCCGAATGACTATAAATACAGTTTTCTGCATTTCCTCACAAGCACAGTCATTGTCGTTACGTGCATATTCACTTTTTTCCCGGATTTTTTCGGATTCATATTGGAAGATATTCGCTTGCTGGCCGATTTTATAAATTAA
- a CDS encoding GNAT family N-acetyltransferase, translated as MQFPILETERLLLTEITEQDTDRYFALLQREDVTYYYGMDRLLKKEEALEMIRAFRVVFEFMRGMRWGIRLRGEEALIGTIGLNQLQLRSKKTEVGYELHPDYWRQGLMEEALTAVLAYCFDELGLYRVGATTYPANTGSNRLLKKLGFTEEGRLRGYLYQRGESYDALIFSLLAPEWQMQQRDN; from the coding sequence ATGCAATTTCCCATACTTGAGACGGAGCGGTTACTGTTGACGGAAATTACGGAGCAGGACACCGACCGGTATTTTGCGCTCCTGCAGCGCGAAGACGTGACGTATTACTACGGCATGGACCGGTTATTGAAAAAGGAAGAAGCACTGGAGATGATCCGTGCGTTTCGCGTCGTGTTCGAATTCATGCGCGGCATGCGTTGGGGCATCCGCTTGCGCGGGGAAGAAGCATTGATCGGGACGATCGGCTTGAACCAGCTTCAGCTGCGTTCGAAAAAAACCGAAGTCGGCTATGAGCTGCATCCGGATTACTGGCGCCAGGGGCTGATGGAAGAAGCGCTGACGGCGGTGCTCGCCTATTGTTTTGACGAGCTGGGCTTGTATCGCGTAGGCGCCACGACTTATCCGGCGAATACCGGATCGAACCGGTTGTTGAAGAAACTGGGCTTTACAGAAGAAGGGCGGCTCCGCGGCTATTTGTATCAGCGCGGCGAATCGTACGATGCACTGATCTTTTCGCTGCTGGCGCCGGAATGGCAAATGCAGCAGAGGGACAATTGA
- a CDS encoding GNAT family N-acetyltransferase, producing the protein MELESGRLWLRRYRDEDFEFLYSLLKQPEVMRHIGDGKVKNRQQALEFLYWIYRMYREHPEYGLFLLVRKADGKRIGHAGLVPQTVGGQTALEVGYWLAPEFWGFGYASEAARLLCRQGFTKHSQSALISLIQPQNRASQKVAEALGMECGKPVLHNGQYVLVYRVQKERWHAISHT; encoded by the coding sequence ATGGAATTGGAGAGCGGGCGCTTGTGGTTGCGCCGTTACCGCGATGAAGATTTTGAATTTTTGTATTCTTTATTGAAACAGCCGGAAGTCATGCGGCATATCGGGGATGGCAAGGTGAAAAACCGGCAGCAAGCGCTGGAATTTTTATATTGGATCTACCGGATGTATAGAGAACACCCTGAATATGGCTTGTTTTTGCTGGTGCGAAAGGCGGACGGCAAGCGAATCGGCCATGCGGGGCTCGTGCCGCAAACGGTGGGTGGGCAGACAGCGCTGGAGGTCGGCTACTGGCTCGCGCCGGAATTCTGGGGCTTCGGCTATGCCAGTGAAGCGGCGAGGCTGCTGTGCCGGCAAGGATTCACGAAACACAGTCAGAGCGCACTCATTTCACTTATTCAACCGCAAAACAGGGCTTCGCAGAAAGTAGCCGAAGCACTGGGCATGGAATGCGGGAAACCGGTTTTGCACAATGGACAATACGTACTCGTTTACCGGGTGCAAAAGGAGCGATGGCATGCAATTTCCCATACTTGA
- a CDS encoding murein hydrolase activator EnvC family protein — protein MNTWSKWFVAALSAVLALSIFLPTANADKLSDLEKEKQQVEQKKNNLNSEIQSKNNAIVENQTKLEKIMNKIQELNGEIEETQGKIDGVQAQIDQTKVEIDELKESIEELERKIAEREELLKERARAIQLSGGSVDYIDVLLGANSFVDFIDRASAVNTLIEADREIMREQAADKKLLAEQKAEVEEKLAKQESQKAELVELKDSLDVQKKEQDGLQKDLKAEQKRLAKEKADLEEEHAKAMNISSSLQKKIGKEQARLAEIARKAEAERKAKEAAARKAAAKKAAQSNASAATVTQAAAPKSSSGFIRPAAGRHTSGFGGRDIGAGAETHLGYDIANSPGTPIHAAASGYVSYAGSMGGYGNVIIITHVINGQSYATTYAHLNSINVSVGQAVSQGQKIGGMGNTGRSTGPHLHFEIHIGSWNGARSNAVNPAAYIGG, from the coding sequence TTGAACACATGGTCAAAATGGTTCGTGGCAGCCTTGTCTGCTGTCCTGGCGCTATCGATTTTCCTGCCGACAGCAAATGCCGACAAATTGTCCGACCTGGAAAAGGAAAAACAACAGGTCGAGCAAAAGAAGAACAACTTGAATTCGGAAATCCAATCAAAGAATAACGCGATCGTCGAAAATCAGACGAAGCTTGAAAAAATCATGAACAAGATCCAGGAATTGAACGGCGAAATCGAAGAAACCCAAGGCAAGATCGACGGCGTTCAAGCACAGATTGACCAAACGAAAGTCGAAATCGATGAATTGAAAGAATCGATTGAAGAACTGGAACGCAAAATTGCAGAACGTGAAGAACTCTTGAAAGAACGGGCACGCGCCATTCAACTGAGCGGCGGTTCCGTTGACTATATTGATGTATTGCTTGGAGCGAACAGCTTTGTCGACTTTATCGACCGTGCTTCTGCCGTCAACACATTGATTGAGGCAGACCGTGAAATTATGCGCGAGCAAGCAGCGGATAAAAAGCTGCTGGCTGAACAAAAAGCGGAAGTGGAAGAAAAACTGGCGAAACAAGAAAGCCAAAAAGCGGAACTTGTTGAGTTGAAAGATTCATTGGATGTACAAAAGAAAGAGCAAGATGGGCTTCAAAAAGATCTGAAAGCCGAACAGAAACGACTGGCAAAAGAAAAAGCCGACCTTGAAGAAGAACACGCAAAAGCGATGAACATCAGTTCATCACTCCAAAAGAAAATCGGCAAAGAGCAAGCCCGCCTAGCGGAAATTGCCCGTAAAGCCGAAGCGGAACGCAAAGCGAAAGAAGCAGCAGCCCGCAAAGCGGCAGCTAAAAAAGCAGCACAATCCAACGCTTCTGCAGCGACCGTCACACAAGCGGCAGCGCCTAAATCAAGCTCTGGATTCATTCGCCCGGCAGCAGGCCGGCATACTTCCGGATTCGGCGGACGTGACATCGGTGCTGGAGCGGAAACGCATCTTGGTTATGATATTGCCAATAGCCCAGGAACGCCAATCCACGCAGCGGCAAGCGGCTATGTCTCATACGCTGGATCGATGGGCGGCTACGGCAACGTCATCATCATTACACATGTCATCAACGGCCAAAGTTACGCAACGACTTATGCACATTTGAATTCCATCAATGTTTCCGTCGGCCAAGCAGTCTCACAAGGACAGAAAATCGGCGGCATGGGCAACACTGGGCGTTCAACTGGCCCGCACTTGCACTTTGAGATCCACATCGGCAGCTGGAACGGCGCACGTTCGAACGCAGTCAACCCAGCAGCATATATCGGCGGCTAA
- a CDS encoding HIT family protein: protein MQLRPECPFCHPAYDLEQRIVFETANCWFLQHGKAQGVLEGSGVIVPKQHRSSPFELTPNEWQETQELLGLAKELLDQIAPGGYTLGWNVGEASNQSIGHSHLHVIPRFDDEPYAGKGLRHWLKKPENRRPGRGGDGR from the coding sequence ATACAATTGCGGCCCGAATGCCCGTTTTGCCATCCGGCTTATGACTTGGAACAGCGCATCGTTTTTGAGACGGCCAATTGCTGGTTCCTGCAGCACGGAAAGGCGCAAGGCGTGCTCGAAGGGTCAGGCGTCATTGTCCCGAAACAGCATCGCTCGTCGCCGTTCGAGCTGACACCGAACGAATGGCAGGAGACGCAGGAGCTGCTGGGGCTCGCGAAAGAATTACTCGACCAAATCGCGCCGGGCGGCTATACGCTCGGCTGGAATGTCGGCGAAGCGTCGAATCAGTCGATCGGCCATAGCCATCTCCATGTCATTCCGCGCTTCGATGACGAACCGTATGCCGGAAAAGGCTTGAGGCACTGGCTGAAAAAGCCGGAGAACCGCCGTCCTGGGCGAGGCGGTGATGGACGATGA
- the panB gene encoding 3-methyl-2-oxobutanoate hydroxymethyltransferase has protein sequence MENTASLIKMKQQGDKIAMLTVYDYPSAKIAEAAGMDVLLVGDSLGMVVLGYDSTVKVTVEDMIHHGKAARRGAQDTFLVVDMPFGSFHGSWDRTLENAMRIFQETSAQALKLEGAGEVLEVTRKLVASGIPVVAHLGLLPQSAAVLGGYKVQGKTASAAKQLIEDAKACEAAGACMLVLECIPHQLAAQVAKELNIPVIGIGAGSETDGQVLVYHDTVKYGSHHLPKFVQSYAEAGETMQQGLAQYVEEVKSGAFPKEQHRFTMKEEELEQLYGSK, from the coding sequence ATGGAAAATACAGCTTCATTGATCAAGATGAAACAGCAAGGGGACAAGATCGCGATGCTGACGGTCTACGATTACCCGTCCGCCAAAATCGCGGAAGCGGCGGGGATGGATGTGCTGCTTGTCGGCGATTCGCTCGGCATGGTCGTGCTCGGCTACGATTCAACCGTCAAGGTGACCGTCGAAGACATGATCCATCATGGAAAAGCGGCAAGAAGAGGGGCACAGGACACCTTCCTCGTCGTCGATATGCCGTTCGGCTCGTTCCACGGCAGCTGGGACCGCACGCTCGAAAACGCCATGCGCATCTTCCAGGAAACGAGTGCGCAAGCCTTGAAACTCGAAGGTGCAGGGGAAGTGCTCGAGGTGACACGCAAGCTCGTCGCCAGCGGCATCCCGGTCGTCGCCCATCTTGGTTTATTGCCGCAATCAGCCGCTGTGCTCGGCGGCTATAAAGTGCAAGGCAAAACCGCCAGCGCCGCCAAGCAATTGATCGAAGACGCCAAAGCGTGCGAAGCGGCAGGCGCCTGCATGCTCGTGCTCGAATGCATCCCGCATCAACTGGCGGCACAAGTCGCGAAAGAACTTAACATCCCGGTCATCGGCATCGGCGCAGGCAGCGAAACCGATGGCCAAGTGCTCGTCTACCACGACACCGTCAAATACGGTTCGCACCATTTGCCGAAATTCGTCCAGTCCTACGCAGAAGCAGGCGAGACGATGCAACAAGGGCTCGCCCAGTACGTGGAAGAAGTGAAGAGCGGCGCGTTCCCGAAAGAACAGCATCGTTTCACGATGAAAGAAGAAGAGCTCGAGCAGTTGTACGGGTCGAAATAG
- a CDS encoding dicarboxylate/amino acid:cation symporter, translating into MKTLWKTYARVSLILKITVALILGVIAGLIFGPDAAALAPLGDLLLRLLTFLIVPLIFFTLIVGINQSKIGDLGRMGGKVFLFYTFSSAFAIMVGLTVASIFQPGSGMQLDGSETFDVPDNPGFTSVLLNIVPSNIIAAFSEMNLLGIIFTAFAFGIAISYMRSSSEFGELGNHLMKTINALNEATLIVLKAILQYVPIGIFAIMAETVGSQGVDTLVSLGGMVAVLYIAIAVQIAIYTAAMLLFKVNPLHFFKHARTPMLTAFVTQSSSGTLPLTLNAARGLGIPKSLYGFSLPLGATINMDGAAIRIAVSAIFAANIIGDPLSLSEMFMVVLIGTLATVGTAGIPGAGIVMIATVFVQLGLPMEAVALLTAIDALVGMGATMLNVTGDLAGSKLIDQSEKRRSAAKA; encoded by the coding sequence ATGAAAACTCTTTGGAAAACCTATGCACGTGTATCGCTTATCTTGAAAATCACTGTGGCGCTCATCCTCGGCGTCATTGCCGGCTTGATCTTCGGCCCGGATGCGGCCGCTTTGGCACCACTTGGGGATCTGCTCCTGCGGCTTTTGACCTTCCTCATCGTGCCGCTCATCTTCTTCACATTGATTGTCGGGATCAATCAATCGAAAATCGGCGACCTCGGCCGTATGGGCGGGAAAGTCTTCCTGTTCTACACGTTCAGTTCGGCATTCGCCATCATGGTCGGCTTGACGGTCGCAAGCATTTTCCAGCCGGGTTCGGGCATGCAGCTCGACGGTTCGGAAACCTTTGACGTGCCGGATAACCCCGGCTTCACGAGTGTGCTGCTGAACATTGTGCCATCCAACATCATCGCAGCATTCAGTGAAATGAACCTGCTCGGGATTATCTTTACGGCATTTGCGTTCGGTATCGCCATTTCCTATATGAGGAGTTCCTCGGAATTCGGCGAACTCGGCAATCACTTGATGAAAACGATCAATGCGTTAAATGAAGCGACATTGATCGTCTTAAAAGCCATCCTCCAGTATGTACCGATCGGTATTTTCGCCATCATGGCGGAAACAGTCGGTTCGCAAGGCGTGGACACGCTCGTATCGCTTGGCGGCATGGTCGCCGTCCTGTATATCGCCATTGCGGTGCAAATCGCGATTTACACTGCAGCGATGCTCTTGTTTAAAGTCAATCCGCTGCATTTCTTCAAGCACGCGCGGACACCGATGCTGACGGCTTTCGTCACGCAAAGCAGCTCCGGCACCTTGCCGTTGACGCTCAATGCCGCACGCGGGCTTGGCATCCCGAAAAGCCTATACGGCTTCAGCCTGCCGCTCGGCGCAACCATCAATATGGATGGCGCGGCCATCCGTATCGCGGTTTCCGCCATATTTGCTGCCAACATCATCGGGGATCCACTGAGCCTTTCCGAGATGTTCATGGTCGTCTTGATCGGGACGCTGGCCACTGTCGGTACCGCCGGCATCCCAGGCGCTGGCATCGTCATGATCGCCACCGTCTTCGTCCAGCTCGGGTTGCCGATGGAAGCGGTCGCCCTCCTTACCGCCATCGATGCCCTGGTCGGCATGGGCGCCACGATGCTCAATGTGACGGGCGATTTGGCAGGCTCGAAACTGATCGACCAAAGCGAAAAAAGGCGCAGCGCCGCCAAGGCTTGA
- a CDS encoding NAD(P)/FAD-dependent oxidoreductase, which produces MANHDIFDVTIIGGGPAGLYSAFYSGLRGMKTKIIEFQPRLGGKLHVYPEKMIWDVGGQTPIRCEQLITQLVEQGLTFDPTVCLDEKVESMDKNEDGLFVLTGASGEIHYSKSVIVAVGGGILKPQKLQIEGAERFEVANLNYTVKTLERFRGSTVLISGGGNSAVDWANELESIAEKVYVVHRKSEMAGHEAQVRQLLESRAECLLDSAITRLVASDAGDRVELVEVMNQVTGERRMLPVDQLVINHGYERDASLLENSPLALETKDDFYLKGTPASETSVPGVFAAGDILQHEGKLNLIAGTFTDAANAVNKAKKFIEPDAANIAMVSSHNDVFNSRNQALKQQAMR; this is translated from the coding sequence ATGGCCAATCACGACATCTTTGATGTAACCATCATCGGGGGAGGCCCAGCCGGCTTGTATTCAGCTTTCTACAGCGGGCTTCGGGGCATGAAAACGAAAATCATCGAGTTCCAGCCGCGCCTTGGCGGCAAGTTGCATGTCTATCCGGAAAAGATGATCTGGGACGTCGGGGGACAGACGCCAATCCGCTGCGAACAGCTGATCACACAATTGGTCGAACAAGGGCTCACGTTTGATCCGACGGTATGCCTGGATGAGAAAGTGGAAAGCATGGATAAGAACGAAGATGGCTTGTTCGTTTTGACAGGTGCATCAGGTGAAATCCATTACTCGAAATCGGTCATCGTTGCAGTCGGCGGAGGCATCCTGAAACCGCAAAAGCTGCAGATCGAAGGCGCCGAACGTTTTGAAGTGGCAAACCTCAATTATACCGTGAAAACACTCGAACGCTTCCGCGGCAGCACCGTGCTCATTTCCGGAGGCGGCAATTCAGCCGTCGACTGGGCGAATGAACTCGAGTCGATTGCCGAGAAAGTCTATGTCGTCCACCGTAAATCCGAAATGGCCGGACACGAAGCGCAAGTGCGCCAATTGCTCGAAAGCCGAGCCGAATGCTTACTGGATTCCGCCATCACGCGGCTCGTGGCATCGGACGCCGGCGACCGTGTGGAACTCGTGGAAGTGATGAACCAAGTGACGGGCGAGCGGCGCATGCTGCCGGTCGACCAGCTCGTCATCAACCATGGCTATGAGCGCGATGCGAGTTTACTCGAAAACAGCCCGCTTGCTCTGGAGACCAAAGACGATTTCTATTTGAAAGGGACGCCGGCAAGCGAAACTTCCGTACCGGGAGTGTTTGCGGCAGGGGATATCCTCCAACATGAGGGCAAGCTCAATCTGATCGCCGGCACGTTCACCGACGCCGCCAATGCCGTCAATAAAGCGAAGAAATTCATCGAGCCGGACGCTGCCAATATTGCCATGGTGTCTTCCCATAATGATGTATTCAACTCCCGCAACCAGGCGCTGAAACAACAAGCGATGCGCTGA
- a CDS encoding GNAT family N-acetyltransferase: MNFEEHAMAEVDAREISAWRYPYPYDFYNGEATEESLRELMDGSYRVVTEHGELFGFYCTGKGAQVPAGHEANVYPEGPVDIGLGMKPEKTGAGRGAAFLDFLLNEINKSHPGQALRLTVAQFNKRAIHLYESAGFVKAGEFKNDYATFQVMQKDE; this comes from the coding sequence ATGAATTTTGAGGAACATGCGATGGCAGAGGTGGATGCACGGGAAATCTCAGCCTGGCGCTATCCATACCCATACGACTTTTATAATGGGGAAGCGACGGAGGAAAGTTTGCGGGAACTGATGGACGGAAGCTATCGGGTGGTGACGGAGCACGGGGAGTTGTTCGGTTTTTATTGCACGGGCAAGGGGGCGCAAGTGCCGGCGGGCCATGAAGCGAATGTATATCCGGAAGGCCCGGTCGATATCGGGCTCGGCATGAAACCGGAAAAGACCGGAGCGGGAAGAGGTGCCGCGTTTTTGGATTTTCTGCTCAATGAAATCAACAAAAGCCATCCCGGCCAAGCCCTGCGCCTCACTGTCGCCCAGTTCAATAAACGCGCAATCCATTTGTATGAGAGCGCGGGATTCGTGAAGGCCGGTGAATTCAAAAATGACTACGCCACGTTTCAAGTGATGCAAAAGGATGAGTGA
- a CDS encoding MFS transporter codes for MSHNKPKLWTRDFIGVSIVHFLLLLVFYLLIVTIALYAVEEYGASTSEAGLVTGIFILGALAGRLVIGRTLDMIGRKRALVLGSALFVGMTALYFLQLGLPFLMLNRFLHGVTLGVASTAAGTIAAQVIPHTRKGEGIGYFSMSATLGAAFGPFIGLLMSQWTGYNMIFAACVAIAVAALALSTFVEVPALEKPPVSNAKSGFQLSNYLEANAVPIAIVMFLVALSYSSVLSFINFYANDKGLVEAASFFFLVYAVVILLTRPFTGRIMDLYGANYIMYPALVALASGLLLLSVADSGLGLLGAGALIGLGFGNMQSTTQAVAIKLTPPHRMGLATSTFFVAMDGGLGMGPYVLGFIIPFTGYSALYGLLGMVVFAMIVPYYFLHGRKERNPASAH; via the coding sequence TTGAGTCATAACAAACCTAAATTATGGACACGTGACTTCATCGGCGTTTCCATCGTCCATTTTCTGCTATTGCTTGTTTTCTATTTATTGATTGTCACCATCGCCTTATACGCCGTCGAAGAATACGGCGCTTCGACAAGCGAAGCGGGCCTTGTCACCGGGATCTTCATCTTGGGTGCGCTCGCAGGACGCTTGGTCATCGGGCGCACACTTGACATGATTGGCCGAAAACGCGCATTGGTGCTCGGTTCCGCCTTGTTCGTCGGGATGACGGCACTTTATTTCCTGCAGCTCGGCTTGCCTTTCTTGATGCTCAACCGCTTCTTGCATGGGGTGACGCTCGGCGTCGCTAGCACTGCTGCCGGAACGATCGCCGCCCAGGTCATTCCCCACACGCGCAAAGGCGAAGGCATCGGTTATTTCAGCATGAGCGCCACGCTCGGCGCGGCATTCGGCCCCTTCATCGGTTTGCTGATGAGCCAATGGACCGGCTACAATATGATTTTCGCTGCCTGTGTAGCAATCGCTGTGGCGGCACTGGCACTGAGCACCTTTGTCGAAGTGCCGGCATTGGAAAAACCACCGGTCTCCAACGCGAAATCCGGCTTCCAGCTTTCCAATTATTTAGAAGCGAATGCCGTTCCGATTGCCATCGTCATGTTTCTGGTGGCACTCAGCTATTCGAGCGTGCTGTCATTCATCAATTTTTACGCCAATGATAAAGGGCTTGTGGAAGCAGCCAGTTTCTTCTTCCTCGTCTATGCCGTCGTCATCCTGCTGACTCGGCCTTTCACCGGCCGCATCATGGATCTGTATGGCGCCAATTACATCATGTATCCCGCTCTCGTGGCGCTTGCAAGCGGCCTGTTGTTGCTGAGCGTCGCCGATTCCGGCCTGGGGCTATTGGGTGCGGGGGCTTTGATCGGTCTCGGATTCGGCAATATGCAATCGACGACACAAGCGGTCGCGATCAAGCTGACCCCTCCCCACCGGATGGGGCTTGCGACATCGACGTTCTTTGTCGCGATGGACGGCGGGCTCGGCATGGGGCCGTATGTTCTAGGCTTCATCATTCCCTTTACCGGCTATAGCGCGCTTTACGGATTATTGGGAATGGTCGTCTTTGCCATGATTGTGCCGTATTATTTCCTTCATGGAAGAAAAGAGCGTAACCCCGCTTCGGCACATTGA
- a CDS encoding cupin domain-containing protein, with translation MELKDYGAESFVVNIEEATKQNDTFRTALWTGKNLQVTLMSIAAGDDIGLEVHEHGDQFLRIEEGQGLVQMGDSEDNLSFEEKAEDDYAILIPAGKWHNVTNTGDQPLKIYSIYAPPEHPHSTVHQTKAEADAAEEEE, from the coding sequence ATGGAATTGAAAGATTACGGTGCTGAATCATTTGTCGTCAATATCGAAGAGGCGACAAAACAAAACGATACGTTCCGGACCGCCCTGTGGACCGGTAAAAACTTGCAGGTGACGCTGATGAGCATCGCAGCAGGCGATGACATTGGCCTGGAAGTCCATGAGCACGGCGACCAATTCCTTCGCATCGAAGAAGGGCAAGGCCTTGTGCAGATGGGCGATAGCGAAGACAATTTAAGCTTTGAAGAAAAAGCGGAAGACGATTACGCCATCCTCATCCCAGCAGGCAAATGGCATAATGTAACGAATACAGGCGATCAGCCGTTGAAGATCTACTCCATCTATGCGCCGCCTGAACATCCGCACAGCACAGTGCATCAAACGAAAGCGGAAGCGGACGCAGCGGAAGAGGAAGAATAA